In Plasmodium gaboni strain SY75 chromosome 11, whole genome shotgun sequence, the following proteins share a genomic window:
- a CDS encoding cysteine proteinase falcipain 3, protein MEYHMEYSPNEVIKQEREVFVGKEKSGSKFKRKRSIFIVFTVSICFMFALMLFYFTRNENTKNLFSNSLSNNINDDYIINSLLKSESGKKFIVSKLEELISTYDKENKMKTSGEEENNMNMNGVEYNDNKSLSFVNKKNGNLKVNNNYQVSYSNIFDTKFLMDNLETVNLFYIFLKENNKKYETSEEMQKRFNIFSENYKKIELHNKKTNSLYKRGMNKFGDLSPEEFRSKYLNLKTHSPFKTLSSSMPYEVNYEDVINKYKPADAKLDRIAYDWRLHGGVTPVKDQALCGSCWAFSSVGSVESQYAIRKKGLFLFSEQELVDCSIKNNGCYGGYITNAFEDMIDLGGLCSQNDYPYVSNLPETCNLKQCNEKYTIKSYVSIPDDKFKEALRYLGPISISIAASDDFAFYRGGFYDGECGSAPNHAVILVGYGMKDIYNEDTGKMEKFYYYIIKNSWGADWGERGYINLETDINGYKKTCSIGTEAYVPLIE, encoded by the coding sequence ATGGAATATCACATGGAATATTCACCAAACGAGGTGATTAAACAAGAAAGAGAAGTATTTGTaggaaaagaaaaaagtGGAAGcaaatttaaaagaaagAGATCTATTTTTATAGTTTTTACCGTATCAATATGTTTTATGTTTGCTTTaatgttattttattttacaaGAAATGAAAACACCAAGAATTTGTTTTCTAATAGtttatcaaataatataaacgatgattatataataaattcattattaaaaagtGAAAGCGGTAAAAAATTCATTGTATCAAAACTTGAAGAATTAATATCCACTTATGATAAAGAgaataaaatgaaaactAGTGgagaagaagaaaataacATGAATATGAATGGTGTTgaatataatgataataaaagtCTTAGCTttgttaataaaaaaaatggaaattTAAAAgtgaataataattatcaaGTTTCTTAttctaatatttttgatacaaaatttttaatgGATAATTTAGAGACtgttaatttattttatatctttttaaaagagaataataagaaatatgAAACATCTGAAGAAATGCAAAAGAGATTTAACATATTTTCggaaaattataaaaagataGAATTACATAACAAAAAAACTAATagtttatataaaagagGTATGAACAAATTTGGAGATTTATCCCCAGAAGAATTTAGAagtaaatatttaaatttaaaaacaCATAGTCCATTTAAAACATTATCATCTTCCATGCCATATGAAGTAAATTACGAAGATgtaattaataaatataaaccAGCTGATGCTAAATTAGATCGTATAGCATATGATTGGAGATTACATGGTGGTGTAACACCTGTAAAAGATCAAGCATTATGTGGATCATGTTGGGCCTTTAGTAGTGTAGGTTCTGTTGAATCTCAATATGCTATAAGAAAGAAAggattatttttatttagtGAACAGGAACTAGTTGATTGTtcaattaaaaataatggTTGTTATGGTGGATATATTACTAATGCTTTTGAAGATATGATTGATCTTGGAGGATTATGTTCTCAAAATGATTATCCATATGTTAGTAATTTACCAGAAACATGTAATCTTAAACAATGTAATGAGAAATATACAATCAAATCATATGTATCTATTCCAGATGATAAATTTAAAGAAGCTTTAAGATATCTAGGTCCTATTAGTATAAGTATAGCAGCTTCAGATGATTTCGCCTTTTATAGAGGAGGTTTCTATGATGGAGAATGTGGATCAGCACCAAATCATGCAGTTATACTTGTTGGTTATGGTATGAaagatatttataatgAGGACACTGGAAAAATGgaaaaattttattattatatcattaaaaaCTCATGGGGAGCTGATTGGGGAGAACGAggatatattaatttagAAACTGATATAAATGGATACAAAAAAACTTGTTCAATTGGAACAGAAGCTTATGTACCATTAATTgaataa
- a CDS encoding cysteine proteinase falcipain 2a codes for MDYHMDYAPNEVISQQGERFVDRYVDRKVLKNKKSLLVIASLSVLSIVSFVLFYFSPNGRKTDLFKNSSVENNNDDYIINSLLKSPNGKKFIVSKIDEALSFYDNKKNDISKYNDNADFKGLSLFKENTPANNFIYNKDYFINFFDNKFLMNNADHINQFYMFIKTNNKQYNSPDEMKERFQVFLQNANKVNMHNNNKNSLYKKELNRFADLTYHEFKSKYLSLRSSQPLKSSKYLLDVMNYEEVIKKYRGEESFDHAAYDWRLHSGVTPVKDQKNCGSCWAFSSIGSVESQYAIRKNKLITLSEQELVDCSFKNYGCNGGLINNAFEDMIELGGVCPDGDYPYVSDAPNLCNIDRCAEKYGIKNYLAVPENKLKEALRFLGPISISVAVSDDFAFYKEGIFDGECGEALNHAVMLVGFGMKEIVDPLTKKGEKHYYYIIKNSWGQQWGERGFINIETDESGLMRRCGLGTDAFIPLIE; via the coding sequence ATGGATTACCACATGGATTATGCTCCCAATGAGGTAATTTCTCAACAAGGAGAAAGGTTTGTCGACAGATATGTTGATAGAAAAGTATtaaagaacaaaaaatCATTGTTAGTTATTGCTTCATTATCAGTACTTTCAATTGTTAgttttgttttattttatttttctcCAAATGGTAGAAAAACTGATTTATTCAAAAACTCATCAGTTGAAAACAATAATGATGACTACATAATAAATAGCTTGTTAAAAAGCCCAAATGGCAAGAAATTTATTGTGTCCAAAATTGATGAAGCTCTATCATTCTATGATAACAAAAAGAATGACATAAGTAAATACAACGACAACGCTGATTTTAAAGGCCTTAGCTTATTTAAAGAAAACACACCAgcaaataattttatatataataaagattattttataaatttttttgataataaattcTTAATGAATAATGCAGATCATATAAACcaattttatatgttcataAAAACTAACAACAAACAATACAATTCTCCAGATGAAATGAAAGAAAGATTTCAAGTATTCTTACAAAATGCAAACAAAGTAAATATGcataacaataataaaaacagtttatataaaaaagaattaaatagATTTGCTGATTTAACGTATCATGAATTTAAAAGTAAATATCTTAGCTTAAGATCTTCACAACCATTAAAGAGTtctaaatatttattagaTGTAATGAATTATGAAGaagttataaaaaaatatagagGAGAAGAAAGTTTTGACCATGCTGCTTATGATTGGAGATTACACAGTGGTGTAACACCTGTAAAGGACCAAAAAAATTGTGGATCCTGCTGGGCCTTCAGTAGTATAGGTTCTGTAGAATCACAATATGCTATcagaaaaaataaattaataacTTTAAGTGAACAAGAATTAGTAGATTgttcatttaaaaattatggTTGTAATGGAGGTCTCATTAATAACGCTTTTGAAGATATGATTGAACTTGGAGGTGTATGTCCAGATGGTGATTATCCATATGTCAGTGATGCTCCAaatttatgtaatataGACAGATGTGCTGAAAAATATGGAATCAAAAATTATTTAGCTGTCCcagaaaataaattaaaagaagCTCTTAGATTCTTAGGACCAATCAGTATTAGTGTAGCTGTATCAGATGATTTCGCTTTTTACAAAGAAGGTATTTTTGATGGTGAGTGTGGAGAAGCATTAAACCACGCCGTTATGCTTGTTGGTTTTGGTATGAAAGAAATTGTTGATCCattaacaaaaaaaggAGAAAAACATTACTATTACATAATTAAAAACTCATGGGGACAACAATGGGGAGAAAGAGGTTTCATAAATATTGAAACAGATGAATCTGGATTAATGAGAAGATGTGGATTAGGTACTGATGCATTCATCCCATTAATTgaataa
- a CDS encoding hypothetical protein (conserved Plasmodium protein, unknown function), whose protein sequence is MANANYNNNRKYDNRAYNANANNRKPATTTKPSNNAPVRSSPSGNNTTSHANNANSGMAKSGIDKYQQRSNVAYNNYDNTKSSSTPNNTANNNLNNKKFNNETQTKSTAHSDTRMNNTGTTNNSSSSPSKPQTVTNTNKSVNNNVKEIDNFKRTTGGEGTVKTSSNVSSNNTPNDSARKNNINNNNASNAQKVLTPAEKQKLNRPPTDPFKEKREDQVSQQQKQDTQASIKKDDNQKNAATEQQSINKDTKKTDANNKAKSNDKNVSNAKNKEADNVDKKLNTKKSFTERLKSLFKKKSKKNKE, encoded by the coding sequence ATGGCAAATGcaaattataataataaccGTAAATATGATAACAGAGCATACAACGCAAATGCAAATAATAGAAAACCTGCGACCACAACGAAACCTAGTAATAATGCTCCTGTTAGAAGTAGTCCAAGTGGTAATAATACAACGAGCCATGCAAATAATGCAAACAGTGGCATGGCAAAATCTGGTATAGATAAATATCAACAACGTAGTAATGTAgcatataataattatgataacACAAAAAGTAGTAGTACTCCTAATAATACTgcaaataataatttgaataataaaaaatttaacAATGAAACACAAACAAAATCTACTGCTCATAGTGATACAAGAATGAATAATACAGGCACTACTAACAATAGTAGTAGCTCTCCTAGCAAACCACAAACTGTTACAAATACTAATAAAAgtgttaataataatgtgaAAGAAATCgataattttaaaagaaCAACCGGAGGAGAAGGTACTGTTAAAACGTCATCAAATGTATCAAGTAATAATACTCCTAATGATAGTGcaagaaaaaataatattaacaataaCAATGCTTCTAATGCTCAAAAAGTATTAACACCTGCAGAGAAACAAAAATTGAATAGACCACCTACAGATCcatttaaagaaaaaagagAAGATCAAGTGTCACAACAACAAAAACAAGACACTCAAGCATCAATTAAAAAGGATGATAATCAAAAAAATGCGGCTACAGAACAACAatcaataaataaagatacCAAAAAAACAGATGCTAATAATAAAGCAAAAtcaaatgataaaaatgtttCGAATGCAAAGAATAAGGAAGCAGATAATgttgataaaaaattaaacaCGAAAAAATCTTTTACTGAGAGACTTAAAAgtctttttaaaaaaaaatctaaaaaaaataaggaaTAA
- a CDS encoding putative SET domain protein, with the protein METIFRKLRRSTSKKKTQVEIDAVDERDWAQSKTLDLDSMPFSEDLFQYYNDKVHRNKKIVRDNLKREEPSQEDLYGYKDHFWNEENKKYEQIKNRNIKNEKMDINQREYSSITNDEITNGSTDYVNNYYIKKKKSETDDFIYHDENKNNEFIYNGXXXXXEIIDDENIDDVNIYDENIDDENIDDENIDDENIDDENIDDINVYDENIDDENIDDENIDDENIDDENIYEENIYEEKVNEENDEMEEVNMENIDVEYVDEEYVDEEELEKKYTNNENMNDVIVTLPNEKNIEKIIVENEITDMKHEENDNIVVEEEEEEYVEEKLDVYTIEEIDNDVEISNVKGKGRCMFTKKKLDPGSIIFVENPILIVTPNLNEQLWTYLNKLNDEQNFELPLKWHYAALCSITMLNDFNYKACLDKWVPEPDKEPDDDVYNVLDKVCEKTSFVNGNKYYYYKNKLIDPKIYSRIIQVWHYNAFGHHTDNEGLVLYNRISMLAHSCISTACWHYGENDSFVLRARIKLNPGDEITISYLGDDDLYKSSNSRREKLTNWLFVCMCSRCTHPVDNCRGFRCSTCAMGTFFIKSEYHDDIPIVTKCNVCLCEITESTAYEYIEYENSYIERLQETDKNDLSDALAVYVQADKIFTQHWIMFQLYTILFEGYRDTSQWEKAIYYQMQRIKYAIDVIPRANYVLAWLYEELGEIHANSINTDILSTENDFTITFEEKKRICSHFLKSIHLLEILCGYSHDYLRDSLDKYYRIDSLTTTDAPQIEE; encoded by the exons ATGGAAACAATATTTAGAAAATTAAGACGTTCTACTAGTAAAAAGAAAACGCAAGTAGAAATCGATGCAGTTGATGAAAGAGATTGGGCTCAATCCAAAACTCTTGATTTGGATAGTATGCCTTTCTCAg AAGACCTTTTTCAGTATTACAATGATAAGGTTcatagaaataaaaaaatcGTTAGAGACAACTTAAAGAGGGAAGAACCATCGCAGGAAGATTTATATGGATACAAAGATCATTTTTGGAATgaggaaaataaaaaatatgaacaaattaaaaatagaaatattaaaaatgaaaaaatgGATATAAATCAAAGAGAATATTCTTCAATAACAAACGATGAAATAACAAATGGAAGTACTGATTATgttaataattattatattaaaaaaaaaaaaagtgaaacagatgattttatatatcatgatgaaaacaaaaataatgaatttatttataatggTTTNNNNNNNNNNNAAGAAATAATAGATGACGAAAATATAGATgatgtaaatatatatgatgaaaatatagatgatgaaaatatagatgatgaaaatatagatgatgaaaatatagatgatgaaaatatagatgatataaatgtatatgatgaaaatatagatgatgaaaatatagatgatgaaaatatagatgatgaaaatatagatgatgaaaatatatatgaagaaaatatatatgaagaaaaagtaaatgaagaaaatgatgaGATGGAAGAAGTGAATATGGAAAATATCGATGTGGAATATGTTGATGAAGAATATGTGGATGAAGAAGAACTAGAGAAGAAATATACTAATAATGAAAACATGAACGATGTAATAGTCACATTGCCaaatgaaaagaatatagaaaaaatcatagtagaaaatgaaattaCAGATATGAAACATGAAGAAAACGATAATATTGTTGttgaagaagaagaagaagaatATGTTGAAGAAAAATTAGATGTTTATACTATTGAAGAAATTGATAACGATGTAGAAATATCTAATGTAAAAGGTAAAGGTAGATGTATgtttacaaaaaaaaaattagatCCAGGttctattatatttgttgAAAATCCAATATTAATAGTTACACCAAATTTAAACGAGCAATTATGGacatatttaaataaattaaatgatgAACAAAATTTTGAATTGCCACTTAAATGGCATTATGCAGCCTTATGTAGTATTACTATGCTCAATGATTTTAATTATAAGGCTTGTCTTGATAAATGGGTTCCAGAACCTGATAAAGAACCTGATGATGATGTTTATAATGTGTTAGATAAAGTTTGCGAAAAAACAAGTTTTGTAAATggaaataaatattactattataaaaataaattaattgatccaaaaatatattccaGAATTATACAAGTCTGGCATTATAATGCCTTCGGCCATCATACGGACAATGAAGGTCTAGTTCTTTATAACCG CATTTCTATGCTTGCACATAGTTGTATCTCTACTGCTTGTTGGCACTATGGTGAAAACGATAGTTTCGTTTTACGTGCAAGGATTAAATTAAATCCTGGAGATGAAATAACAATATCTTATTTAGGAGATGACGATCTATACAAATCATCAAATAG TAGGAGGGAAAAACTTACCAACTGGTTATTTGTATGTATGTGTAGTAGGTGTACTCATCCTGTAGATAATTGTAGAGGTTTCAGATGTTCAACATGTGCAATGgg AACCTTTTTCATAAAAAGTGAATATCATGATGACATTCCAATTGTTACAAAGTGCAATGTTTGCTTATGTGAAATAACAGAAAGTACAgcatatgaatatatagAGTATGAAAATAGTTATATAGAAAGATTGCAAGAAACAGATAAGAATGATTTGTCTGATGCCTTAGCTGTTTATGTACAGGctgataaaatatttactCAACATTGGATTATGTTTCAATTATATACGATACTTTTTGAAGGTTACAGAGATACATCTCAATGGGAAAAAgcaatatattatcaaatgcaaagaataaaatatgcTATAGATGTTATACCAAGAGCAAATTATGTTTTAGCTTGGTTATATGAAGAGTTAGGAGAAATCCATGCAAACTCTATAAATACTGATATTTTATCAACAGAAAATGATTTTACAATAACATTTGAAGAAAAG AAAAGGATTTGTTCTCACTTTTTGAAATCAATACATTTACTTGAAATATTATGTGGATACTCTCATGATTATTTGAGAGATTCATTGg ataaatattatagaaTTGATAGTCTAACAACCACTGATGCTCCTCAAATTGAGgagtaa
- a CDS encoding putative palmitoyltransferase produces the protein MNNYLAFFFITILSLFIYISYIYTIQNAYLNNYSNIVRLLLIVFSIPFFICYYWSFVKCSIVNPGYVDDTWEINAEENNIQIEKRKIRNYVPNKYTICDKCDFLVRPERAHHCRICNKCILKMDHHCPWIGTCVGEKNLKFFFLFLIYGFFTATYISITVIPIFINALCTKEIHENSDKINHITLLITICTALTLTLALLFMNCQYIYFISKNITAIESSYSDMNPYDLGTYNNWKAVFDEFTWKWFFPLNVECAQKTNYLYPLNDKYMNIINTDMNDFLLDNHNANIKEDGE, from the exons atgaataattatttggcatttttctttataacaattttaagtttatttatttatatatcttatatat ATACCATACAAAATGCATATCTAAATAATTATAGTAACATAGTTAGGCTTCTATTAATTGTATTTAGCattccattttttatttgttattattgGTCTTTTGTTAAATGTTCAATTGTTAATCCAGGATATGTTGACGACACATGGGAaa TCAATGCTGAAGAAAATAACATTCAAATAGaaaagagaaaaataagaaattaCGTTCCCAATAAATATACGATATGTGACAAATGTGATTTTTTGGTAAGACCAGAGAGAGCTCATCACTGCAGG ATTTGTAATAAGTGCATATTAAAAATGGATCACCACTGTCCATGGATAGGCACTTGCGTaggagaaaaaaatttgaagttttttttcttattcTTAATCTATGGTTTCTTTACTGCaacatatatttctataacTGTCATACCCATCTTTATTAATGCTCTTTGTACCAAGGAAATACACGAA aaTTCAGATAAAATAAACCACATTACTCTTTTGATTA CTATCTGTACTGCATTAACTTTAACCTTGGCATTACTTTTC ATGAATTgtcaatatatatattttatctcaaaaaatattacagCTATAGAATCGTCCTACAGTGACATG AATCCTTATGATCTGGgaacatataataattgGAAAGCG GTTTTTGATGAATTCACATGGAAGTGGTTTTTTCCTCTCAATGTAGAATGTGCTCAAAAGACAA ATTATTTATACCCACTGAATGATAAGTAcatgaatattattaatactGATATGAACGATTTTCTTTTAGATAATCATAATgcaaatataaaagaagatggagaataa
- a CDS encoding peptidyl-prolyl cis-trans isomerase — protein sequence MNKLVSIILVIFLLFHKYAVCTEEHEITHKTYFDITIDDKPLGRIVFGLYGKVAPKTVKNFVSICKGTVVDGKMLHYTNSIFHRIIPNFMAQGGDITNFNGTGGLSIYGKKFEDENFKVNHSRRGLLSMANAGKNTNGSQFFILFIPTPWLDGRHVVFGEVIEGLDKLVHIEAVGTDSGEPLKRVLVKESGELPL from the exons atgaataaatta GTGTCAATCATTTTAGTTATATTCCTTTTGTTCCATAAATATGCTGTATGTACTGAGGAACATGAAATTACTCACAAA aCCTATTTTGATATAACTATCGATGACAAGCCACTTGGAAGAATCGTCTTTGGTTTATATGGAAAGGTAGCCCCAAAGACTGTGAAAAATTTTGTAAGCATATGTAAAGGAACAGTAGTAGATGGGAAAATGTTACACTATACGAATTCTATTTTTCATCGTATAATACCCAATTTTATGGCTCAAGGAGGAGACATAACAAATTTTAATGGCACAGGTGGTTTAAGTATTTATGGAAAGAAATTTGAAGATGAGAATTTTAAAGTAAATCATAGTAGAAGAGGATTATTATCAATGGCTAATGCAGGAAAAAATACAAACGGAAGTCaattctttattttatttattccTACTCCATGGCTTGATGGAAGACATGTAGTTTTTGGTGAAGTTATTGAAGGCTTAGATAAATTAGTACATATTGAAGCTGTAGGTACAGATTCTGGTGAACCATTAAAGAGAGTATTAGTGAAAGAATCAGGAGAATTACCATTGtaa
- a CDS encoding cysteine proteinase falcipain 2b gives MDYHMDYTPNEVINQERKYFVDKYVDRKILRNKKSLLVIASLSILSIVSFVLFYFSPNGSKTDLFKNSSVENNNDDYIINSLLKSPNGKKFIVSKIDEALSFYDNKMKDVRKINNNNTSSDFKGLSLFKENTAANNVIFNKDYFINFFDNKFLMNNSDHINQFYMFIKTNNKQYNSPDEMKERFQVFLQNANKVNMHNNNKNSLYKKELNRFADLTYHEFKSKYLSLRPSKPLKGSKYLLDIMNYEEVIKKYRGDENFDHSAYDWRLHSGVTPVKDQK, from the coding sequence ATGGATTACCACATGGATTATACTCCCAATGAGGTAATTAATCAAGAAAGGAAATACTTTGTTGACAAATATGTTgatagaaaaatattaaggAATAAAAAATCATTGTTAGTTATTGCTTCATTATCAATACTTTCAATTGTTAgttttgttttattttatttttctcCAAATGGTAGTAAAACTGATTTATTCAAAAACTCATCAGTTGAAAACAATAATGATGACTACATAATAAATAGCTTGTTAAAAAGCCCAAATGGTAAAAAATTTATTGTCTCCAAAATTGATGAAGCCCTATCATTctatgataataaaatgaaagatgtaagaaaaattaataacaataatacTTCATCCGACTTTAAAGGCCTTAGCttatttaaagaaaatacaGCAGCAAATaatgttatttttaataaagattattttataaatttttttgataataaattcTTAATGAATAATTCAGATCATATAAACcaattttatatgttcataAAAACTAATAACAAACAATATAATTCTCCAGATGAAATGAAAGAAAGATTTCAAGTATTCTTACAAAATGCAAACAAAGTAAATATGcataacaataataaaaacagtttatataaaaaagaattaaatagATTTGCTGATTTAACGTATCATGAATTTAAAAGTAAATATCTTAGCTTAAGACCTTCGAAACCTTTAAAGGGTtctaaatatttattagatataatgaattatgaagaagttataaaaaaatatagagGAGATGAAAATTTCGACCATTCTGCTTATGATTGGAGATTACACAGTGGTGTAACACCTGTAAAGGACCAAAAAA
- a CDS encoding putative transcription factor with AP2 domain(s), which produces MNLFYNLINSIKRKNENKKFYIQFYKKRFHISTIYQHRKKSICLNSIQNNSSVNKNICVVKNEKEEINKKNSDFIQYVFKWGIGNKFRSDPENRYHPVHLRRSKEVTIRKDYFDNVNENIRYEELNEQWEVYWFENNKLNAKPFPVKKFGIHDAKKEAIKFYESLKVERRLMPKPKYESGVEGVHYDNITNCWVAFYRSNNFPVCRSFSAEYHGFETAKQMAIERVEKHKK; this is translated from the exons atgaatttattttacaACCTAATTAACTcaataaaaagaaaaaatgaaaacaaGAAATTTTACATacaattttataaaaaacGATTTCATATAAGTACAATATATCAACATAGGAAAAAATCAATATGTTTAAATTcaatacaaaataattcaagtgtaaataaaaatatatgtgttgtaaaaaatgaaaaagaagaaataaataaaaaaaattctgattttattcaatatgtttttaaatGGGGCATAGGAAATAAATTTCGTTCCGATCCAGAAAACAG GTATCATCCAGTACATTTAAGACGCTCCAAAGAAGTAACTATAAGAAAAGATTACTTTGATAATgttaatgaaaatataagGTATGAAGAATTAAATGAACAATGGGAAGTATATTGgtttgaaaataataaactAAACGCAAAACCTTTTCCTGTTAAAAAGTTTGGAATACATGATGCAAAAAAAGAAGCAATCAAATTTTATGAATCCttaaaa GTAGAACGCCGTCTAATGCCAAAACCTAAATACGAATCAGGAGTTGAAG GTGTTCACTATGATAATATTACCAACTGTTGGGTTGCTTTTTATCGTTCAAACAACTTCCCCGTTTGCAGATCTTTCTCAGCTGAGTATCATGGATTCGAAACTGCTAAACAGATGGCCATAGAAAGAGTTGAAAAAcataagaaataa